From Veillonella dispar, one genomic window encodes:
- a CDS encoding adenosylcobinamide amidohydrolase codes for MFNNPYEAPQELATGGHVTKELNSVTVHFDDIHYSLSSGQLNGGYHHTLAVRNQQLTYQIETEKDLPGGSVANYLAQEFEHIDTPVHFSTALLTSATMNLHAYAKVEEHDTIVETIVTAGYEKTAHRAGTGYCYEERDGSFIVPGTINILVFTNKALTDSAMVKAIMTITEAKTAALQDWGVESVRLYPFINEDIPDAITKERKTSATGTSTDGVVLTIDTNGDVLTDAGSFSLFGDTLAKAVYIGIQRALENAIGAE; via the coding sequence ATGTTTAATAATCCATATGAAGCACCGCAAGAGCTTGCTACCGGAGGCCATGTAACGAAAGAATTAAATTCCGTTACAGTACACTTTGATGACATCCACTATTCCTTATCTAGTGGTCAACTCAATGGCGGATATCACCATACTTTGGCCGTACGAAATCAGCAACTGACGTATCAAATTGAAACAGAAAAAGATTTGCCTGGCGGCTCTGTAGCAAATTATTTAGCACAAGAGTTTGAGCATATCGATACGCCCGTTCATTTTAGTACAGCACTACTCACATCTGCCACAATGAATCTTCACGCATACGCTAAGGTCGAAGAACATGATACGATTGTGGAAACTATCGTTACTGCAGGCTATGAAAAAACAGCCCATCGTGCAGGCACAGGTTATTGCTACGAAGAGCGAGATGGCAGTTTCATAGTACCTGGTACCATTAACATTCTTGTCTTTACTAACAAGGCCTTAACAGATAGTGCTATGGTGAAAGCCATCATGACAATTACAGAGGCTAAAACAGCAGCCCTTCAAGATTGGGGTGTTGAAAGTGTACGACTCTATCCATTTATTAACGAAGATATTCCTGATGCAATAACAAAAGAGCGCAAGACTTCTGCCACCGGTACCTCTACAGATGGTGTAGTTCTCACTATCGATACCAATGGTGATGTGTTAACAGATGCAGGCTCCTTCTCCCTATTCGGGGATACATTAGCTAAGGCTGTTTATATAGGCATACAACGAGCCTTAGAAAATGCTATTGGCGCCGAATAA